In one window of Streptomyces roseofulvus DNA:
- a CDS encoding potassium-transporting ATPase subunit C, translating into MNNSAANTGRVLWAGLRALLVLTLVCGVLYPLAVTGIAQLAFPGRANGSEIKDASGQVVGSELIGQTYDLPLKDGEETPTPDLRWFQPRPSNGLGTNSVNTQYSIILSGATNRSGDNADLIQWVKDAKAAVIRDNSTADYKVRPSDVPAEAVTSSGSGLDPHISPEYAELQVHRVAERNKLTVDQVDRLVAEHTDDRILGFIGEPRVNVLKLNIALKDLVAKG; encoded by the coding sequence ATGAACAACTCAGCAGCGAACACCGGCCGTGTCCTGTGGGCGGGCCTGCGCGCCCTCCTGGTCCTCACCCTGGTCTGCGGCGTCCTCTACCCCCTCGCCGTCACAGGGATCGCCCAACTCGCCTTCCCCGGCAGGGCGAACGGCTCGGAGATCAAGGACGCGAGCGGGCAGGTCGTCGGCTCCGAACTGATCGGCCAGACCTACGACCTGCCCCTGAAGGACGGCGAGGAGACTCCCACCCCCGACCTGCGCTGGTTCCAGCCCCGCCCGTCCAACGGCCTCGGCACCAACAGCGTCAACACCCAGTACTCGATCATCCTCTCCGGCGCCACCAACCGCTCCGGCGACAACGCCGACCTGATCCAGTGGGTCAAGGACGCCAAGGCGGCAGTGATCAGGGACAATTCCACCGCCGACTACAAGGTGAGGCCCTCAGACGTGCCCGCCGAGGCCGTCACCTCCTCCGGCTCCGGTCTCGACCCGCACATCTCCCCGGAGTACGCGGAGCTCCAGGTCCACCGCGTCGCCGAACGCAACAAGCTCACCGTCGACCAGGTCGACCGGCTCGTCGCCGAGCACACCGACGACCGGATCCTCGGCTTCATCGGCGAACCCCGCGTCAACGTCCTGAAGCTCAACATCGCGCTCAAGGACCTGGTGGCCAAGGGCTGA